In the genome of Lentimicrobium sp. L6, the window GTTTCGTCATAGGGTTAGATGGTACATTTACTAATGTTAGGCCTATGGAAAGAGGTTTTTCTACTTTAGCAAAAGTGGGTAAGATTATTCCTGCTTTTAATATCAATCCAAATTCAGGAATCGTTTTTAATTTTGGATTGGGGTATATGCAGCATAAAATACGCTGGGATGTGGAAGGTAATAATGCTCCTCAGCTTGGTGGTGATTATAAAAAAGGATATGATCGCTTTTCTGAGGGAATTATATTGAGTCAATCTTTGGGTTTATTATATTTGGCTGATGCTCGTCTGTGGAATTTTAAAGCTGCAGTTGAAGTTCAGGAAGCCTTCACCACCATGAAAAGATATAATTTTGATACCATGGGAGGTGATTCTAAAAAACGTGTAGATCTATTATTTGGCATAAAATTAAGTTGGATGATTCCTCTATATGGTCGGGCACCAAAAGCCATGTATTATTTTTAGTGCTTTTCTGCTCTCTAATCATTATTCTTTAATTTTGAAGCCGTTTTGCTTTTTTAATATTCATATATGAGAGTTATTTATTCTTTCGGAGTTTTCTTTTACGGTTTGTTAATTCGTCTTGCTTCATTGTGGAATGCTAAAGCAAAGTTGTGGCTTATTGGAAGGAAAGATGTTTTATCAAGAATAGAAAATGATTTAAAGAATAATGATTCCAATATTGTTTGGATTCATAGTGCCTCATTAGGGGAGTTTGAGCAAGGTCGTCCTTTAATTGAATCTTTAAAACAAAAATATCCTGAGCTTAAAATATTTCTTACTTTTTTCTCTCCGTCGGGCTACGAAATCAGGAAAGATTATCCGCTTGCAGATTATATCTATTATTTACCAGAAGATACGGTCTCAAATGCTCGTCAATTCGTTAAACTCGTCACCCCTCAAATAGCAGTTTTTATTAAGTATGAGTATTGGTATAATTATATGAACGAGTTGAATAATGCAGAGATTCCTCAGATTTTTATTAGTGGAATATTTCGGCCAAAACAGCCTTTCTTTAAGTTTTATGGAGGATGGTTTTTAAATCATTTAAAGAATGTGGAACATTTCTTCGTTCAAAATGAAGATTCAGTTCAGTTATTGAAAAAAAGTGGAATAGATAGCGTGAGTAAAAGTGGTGATACACGTTTTGATAGAGTTGCTGAAATCACAGCTAAAGTTGAAGCTAATGCTATTGTAGAAGAGTTTAAAAATGATCGGAAATTATTTCTTGGTGGAAGTACTTGGTCGCCAGATGAGCAGATTATTAAAGGGTTACATGTTCAACAACCTGGCTTGAAAATAATTATTGCCCCCCACTTAATTGATGAAAACCACATTCAACAGATAGAAGAATTATTCCCTAATTCTATTAGATATTCAAAAGCTAAAGATGCTTCACTCAAAGAAATCCCTGTTCTAATCATCGATAACATGGGAATGCTATCTTCCTTATATCAATATGCAAATTTCGCCATGATTGGTGGTGGGTTTGGTGTAGGTATTCATAATACATTGGAGGCCGCAACATTCGGGATGCCCATTTTTATTGGTCCAAATTATCAGAAATTCCAAGAAGCGAAAGATTTGTTAAGGCTGGGTGTTGTAAATGTAGTTCATGATGCTGCTGAGCTTAATCAAGCAGTTTCAGTATTGCTAGATGATGTGGAGAAATGGAATACTATCGCATTGCAATCCAAGCAGTATGTAGAGTCAAATATTGGAGCCACTCAAATGATTTTGGAATTTATTGAAAATCAGCTTTAATTTGATCAGTATCTACTAATAATTGCTCTTGTCTTCCCAAATATATCTTAACTTTACGCTATAAACACAAAGAACTGTAAATATTCAATATATTTGCGCCTATCAAATAAATTCGTCTTATGAAAGAGAATACTCATGTTTTGGTGCTAGGTGGAGGTTTTGCTGGAGTGGAATCTGCAATACAACTAAGAAAACTTGGTCATCAAGTCACTTTGGTAAGTAATCGTGATTATTTATTCGTTTATCCCATTTCTATTTGGATTCCAGTAAAGAAAAAAAGCTTTAATCATGTGAAGTTAAGCTTGAAGACTTTGTCAAAAAAACATGGCTTTTCATTAGTGATAGATGATGTAGAACATATAATATCCTCTGAAAATAGAGTAAAACTATCATCTTCTGAAATTTGCTATGAGTATTTAGTAGTGGCCATAGGTATGAGTAAGATGAAGATGAAAGGCTTAGAGCATACACATAGTATTTGTGGACAACCAAAGGAGGCTGGAATTATTAAAGAGGAACTAGAAAAATTGGTTCAACAAGGTAGAGGGAGTATCGCAATAGGGTTTGGGGGGAATCCAAAAGATCCAACAGCAACGGCGGTAAGAGGAGGTCCAGCTTTTGAAATGCTATTTAACTTTAGTCATTATCTAAAAAAACTAAAATTACGCGAACAGTTTGATCTTCATTTTTTTGCTCCAATGGCAGAGCCTGGTCGAAAGATGGGAGAAAAGGCATATCAAAAGATGGATTCCTTTTTTGATTATTATAAGATACAAGTTCACAAAGGCAAAAAGATTGCTCGTTTTGGTCAATCTGAAATTCACTTTGAAGATGATTCTGTTTTAAAGAGCGATTTAATCATTTTTATTCCTGGTGGTAGCGGGCACCAAGTTTTGGAAAGTTCTGACCTGCCATTAAGTGAAGTGGGATTTATCAGAACCAATCAGCAATGTCAAGTAGAGGGAAAGGCAAATGTATTTGCAGTTGGAGATGTGGCTACTTTAATTGGACCAAAATGGGCAGCTAAACAAGGTCACCTTGCCGAAGTGATGGGTAAGGTCGCAGCAAAAAATATTGATTATACCTTTAGAGGAAAAAAGGAAAGAGAAAGTTATACCAAGCACCTTAATATTATTTGCGTGATGGATTCGGGAGATGGTGCCGCTTTTGTAATGCGTAAAGAGAATAGTGAGCTTATGCTTCCTCTTCCAATCATAGGTCATTGGATGAAACAGTTTTGGGGCTTTTATTACCGGCAATCTAAGTTGAAGAATTTCCCACGTCTTCCAGGAATGTAGGCTATAATTTTTGTGCTATTTTCTCGGCAGCATTTTCGCCATCCATAGCGCTACTCACTATTCCCCCAGCATAACCTGCACCTTCTCCACAGGGGTAAAGGTTAGAGATTTGAACATGCTCCATGCTCTCCTTGTCTCGTGGAATTCGAATAGGAGAGGAGGTTCTTGATTCCACGCCTAAAATAATAGCCTCTTCAGTATAATATCCTTTCATCTTTTTACCAAAATCACCAAATGCTTTTCTTAGTGGTTCGTTAATTTCTGAAGGTAGTAATTCGTGCATGGGTGCATTGGATATTCCGGGAATATAACTCGTTGAGGGTAAATCAGAACTCATTTTTTTAGCCACATAATCTACCATTCTTTGTGCAGGTGCTTTTTGGCTTCTTCCACCAGCCACATGTGCCATTCTTTCTAAATCTCTTTGGAATTCCAATCCAGCAAACACTCCATGTTTATGGTATTTTGTTAATTCATCTTGATTGATGGTCACCACAATTCCAGAGTTAGCATAAGGTGAGTTTCTCATGGCATTACTCATTCCATTTACAACTACCTCATCGCTAGCAGTAGCAGAAGGTACAATAATTCCTCCAGGGCACATACAGAAGCTAAAAATACCTTTTTTTTCTACTTGGGTAACTAAGCTATATGATGCAGTGGGTAATAGAGGATCTATTTCTGAAGTATGATACTGAATACTATTGATAATCTTTTGAGGATGTTCAATTCTAACACCTGCAGCAAAATCTTTGCGTTCAATTAAAATTCCTTTATCGTTTAGTAAATAATAGATATCTCTAGCGCTATGCCCACTAGCGAGAATAGTGGCTATACCTCTGTATTCTTTTCCATTAGCATCCACCACGCCAATGATTTTCTGATCATGAAGCATGAAATCATTAACTTTTGTTTCGAAGTGGACTTCTCCACCAGCTTCAAGAATAGTATTTCTTAGACTAGTGACTAGGCCTAATAGTTTATTGGTTCCTAAATGGGGGTGAGCATCCACTAGAATATCAGGATCAGCTCCGTGGTCAACAAAAATCTCTAATATTTTTTTAACATTTCCCCTCTTTGAACTTCTTGTATATAATTTACCATCAGAATAAGTTCCAGCTCCACCTTCTCCAAAACAATAATTTGATTCTGTATTGACCTGATGTGTTTTATAGAGTTGAGCAATGTCTTTTTTTCGATCTCCAATTTTCTTTCCGCGCTCCAGAATGATGGGTTTTAATCCTCGTTCAATTAAACCCAATGCCGCAAATAATCCTGCAGGACCAGCTCCTACAACTATTACTTCTTTACTAGAACTCACATCTTTCCATAGGTATTTCTTCTGGGTTTCTGCAGGTTTCTCATTCACAAAAACTTCCACCTTAAGTCTTACTTTAACTATTCTGGATCGTGCATCAATAGATCGTCTTAAATGATTGATATATTGAATGCTAGAGGGTTTTAAGTGAAGCTTTTTAGCAACCACTAGTTTGATTTCTTCGTTGTTTGCTGCCTGTTGGGGCAGTAAAACAAGTTCTAATTCTTTTCGCATAGGAGATTATTCAAAGGTGAAAATCAATTGGAATATCTTGGAGTGAATAGATTCTATGGGGTCTGTATAGATATTATCTTCATTCTTAAGAATGTTATTCATTCCATAACTCATTCTAAGTTCAGTTCCCATTTTAAACCAGTTAAAGTAGAAATCAAAACCGACACCAGCCTCAAAAGCTATATCTGATCTGTATAGCTTTACAACTACTTCTTGCTCAGTAACATCTTCTTCTTTTCCTGCTTGAGCTGCTAAATCCATTACAAATTTAACTCCAATAAAAACATAAGGGCGAGCATTGTGTAGCCGCACTCCTTTGTATTTTAAATAGAATGGAAAGTTTAAATGAGTAGAAGGAACTTTCTTTTCAATTTCGACTAATTGAGGAACGCTTCTGTAATATTTGAGCATGGTATAGCTCAAGTTACGTTCACTAAAAAGTAATTCAGGAGTGAAACGAAGGTTAAAATATTTTCCTAAACGTAAATCTGAAACAATTCCAATAGTAAAACCTAATTGAGTACTTGGTTCCACATTTCTCATATATGCCGAATCGGCATTTATTTCAGGAACTTGTTCTTGGTAATAGGTGAAATTAGTAAATCCAGGTTTCATTTTTATATTATACAACATTTGATTGGCACCTAGATAAAACCCAAAATGATATTTCTTTTTATCAAAACGAGGTTGATTGGGAATTGTTCTAGATTGTGACCAAACACTAGATGATAGTATGATAAAGCCTAGGACTAATATAAGTGATATGTGTAGTTTGTTTTTCAATTTTATTTAAACGCTTATAGAGATGTATTATTGTAAGAAATTCGAGATTTTATAACTGAATTTTCGCCAAAAGTCTGCATTTTATTTGAGTATTATACGTGCCAGTAAATATTTTTTTCGATAAATTTGAATCCCTTCTTTAGTCGTTTTTTTTTCCCATGTACAAACTGCAAATTCCAAAGGTGAGTTTTACTTGCTTAACATCTTGATATCCCGCATTTGATAAATGTTTTAGGAAATGAGTACCGTCAGGAAATTTCTGCACTGATTCGGGTAAATAAGAATAAGCAGCATCGTCTTTGGATACGCTTTTTCCCAAAAGAGGAAGGATGGAAGAAAAGTAAAAATTATAAATTTGTTTTATTGGAAAAGCAGTTGGTTTGCTAAATTCAAGAATATAAACGCTACCATTAGTTTTGGTAACTCTGTTCATCTCTTTTAATCCCTTGTTTAAGTCTTCATAGTTTCTTACACCAAAAGCCACGGTTACAGCATCGAAAAAACCATCATTATACTTGAGCTTTTCCGAATCTCCTAATTCCATTTTTATTCTATCGCTTAGCTTTTTCTTTAAAACCTTTTGTTTTCCAACTTCCAGCATGTTTTCGGAAATGTCAGCACCAATAATGGAAGCTTGAGGAAGTGCTTTTGATATAGTTATGGCTAAGTCACCAGTACCTGTGGCAATATCTAATACTTGGCTAGGATGATTTTTTTTTAATTTTTTCACCAATTGATTTCTCCAGTAAATGTCTATCCCCATAGATAAAAAATGATTCAAGAAATCATACTTTCCTGCTATGCTATTGAACATATTTCTAACTTGCTCTTTCTTTCCTTCTTGTTTCATTATTTTAAGCTGTTCTTGAGTTCTTTATATAGTTTTTCCTTGTTTATTGGCACCACTCCAACTTGTTCGCAAACCAAACCACCAGCCAGGTTTGATATGGCTGCAATGTCCTCTGCCTTTAGGTTTTGTGCCAAACACAAAGCGGTTAAGCTTATCACTGTATCTCCAGCTCCTGATACATCAGAGATGTTTCTAATATGGGCAGGAATACTATGGTGAATATAGTTGCCATTATCTTCTTTTTTCGAAATCATGACTCCATATTCCGAAAGTGTGGTGAAGAAATAATCGCAATTTAACTCTTCTTGCATTTTTTCTACAGCGTTTTTTAATTTATCAGATTCATGCGCTTCGAAAGATTCATTAATGCCTTCTCTTAATTCTTTCAAATTAGGCTTAAATAAACTTGTGTTTTTGAAATGGTGGAAATTTCTTTTCTTGGGATCTACCACTGTTGGTATGTCTTCAGCAAGGACTAAGACTTGTTCAATGAGTTCTTTACAGATGACACCTTTGTCATAATCTTGGAAGATGATGACATCGATTTTATGGTTTTTAAGAATGGCTTCTATTCTTTTCAGAATATCGGATAATTCTTGCTGAGACACTTCTTCGTCTGTTTCCTCGTCAACTCTAAGCATCTGAGTTGAGTTTCCAATCACACGAAATTTAGTCGTAGTGATACGAGAAGAACTTTTTATAATACCCTCCTCCGATAATTCTCTTTTTTTAAGTAATTGAAGAAAGGTTTCTGCTTTTGGATCCTGCCCAATAACCGAACATAAAATAGGCTCTGCCCCAACGGCTTTTATATTGAGTGCCACATTAGCTGCGCCACCTAATCTATCTAGTCTTTTTTTAACTGCAACTACTGGTACTGGTGCTTCAGGTGAGATTCTATCCACACTACCAAAAATGTAACTGTCAATCATTACATCGCCTATTATCAGTACTTTTTGTTTCTTGAAATTATCAAAAATTTCTTGAATATTTTTATCTGTCATTTCTCTAAATAATAAGTGCAAAAGTAGTAATTATTTAGCAGTGAATCTTATTATTTTAGGGGTTAGAACATGTAATCCATTAATTGAATTATTTCCAGGTGTCGATCATTAAAATTTTATCTAACTTATGAGTACAAAACTAAAAATTGTACCAGTTTCATCACTTTGAATATCAAACTCAGCATCGTGAATTTCTAAATAAGTTTTTACATAATATAAGCCTAATCCAATGTTTTGATCTATATGTTTTTGAGCAAGACCAAAGGGTTGTAAAACCAAACTTAATTTTTCTTTTGGAATAATATCTCCAATATTTTTAATGCAGAATGAAGCAAAGCCATTTTCGTTTTTCTTGAGTTTGATTTTTACTTCACTGTTAAATTTAGAATGATCAATGGCATTCTCTATGAGCTCTTCTATCATACCGGTGAAGTATTCTGGAATTCCAAAGTGAATAATACCTTCTTCCATTGAAGACATAACATTAATTCCTTTTAAAGAGATATCTTGCTCTTTTGCATCGAGGATGCTGTTAATGGTTTTTGCTACATTGATGTTTGATTTATCTAATGTATTGTATTTTGTTTGAAGTTGAGTGATGTCGAGGGCTTTTCTCGAGAACTCATCTAGTCGGTTAACGGATTGTTTCAAAAGACTTCCAAATTCCATGATTTCAGGGTCATCAATACTATCGTTTATGATATCGGTGAAACCAATAATTCCATTTAATGGGGTTCTTATCTCGTGGCTTATCAATAATAAGAACTTCGTTTTTGCATCGTCTAAGACTTTTAATTCTTCATTGGCTAAAATTAGATCTTCCTCTCTTTGTTTGAGTTTTGAACTCATTTTGTTAAAACTATTAGCTAAAAGACCCAATTCACTTTTAGTTTTTATCCGAAAATTAGAATTATATTTCCCTTCGGCTATTAGATGGCTAGCCAAGCTGAGTTCTTCAATTGGCTTGGTGATACTTCTTGCGATGAAATATATCAATATCATAATAACAATTGAAGCTATAATTAATATGAAAATGGTTTTCCACATCTTTTCAAATATGGATTCTTTAATAAAGCTATATGGAATTACAGCAATGGCATGCCAATTTGTAGAAGATATTGGAGTATAGAAGGCAAATCGTTCTTCACCCAAGGTTTGGGAATAAAACTTCTGTTTGCCAATTTTTCCTGAAATGGCATCAATGATAATCTTTCTTTCATTGATTTCTTTTTCAGGAATATACGATTTAAATTCTTTGAGTACATTCCTTCCTATTAAAATTGAATTATCTGCATAAACTAAGGTGCTATCATTTGAAAATAAATAAATATCTGTTGGAATGTTTTCTTCAAAATGTTCCTCATTTAAAAGGAGGATATTTTTTAATAAGTCAATAGAAACATCAACAGTTATAATTCCTTGAAATATTCCATTCTTAAAAAAAGGTTGGTAATAGGTAACCATATCTGTTTGTCCAGCATCATGATCAAAGTAGGGGCTTGTCCATCCGCTGTGGTGTTCGGAGGATGGTTTTTTCCACCATTCAATATCACTATTTCTATAGTCAAAATATCCAATATCTTCTTCTGATTCAAATGCTATTTGTTTGATTTTACTACCTCCTTTGAAGGAGTAATAAAAGCCTAATTCGTTGTTGGTGAAGGTGTTGGGGGGGCTAATGCTATGGCGGATCCATATATTAATTTATCGGAATTGGTAATTTCATAGGTAATATCTAAGAAATTCTCAATTGATATTTTGCCTGTTTCTATTTGTTTGGCTACTAATTTTGTTTTGCTGGCCAACTCACTCAGCTTGTTTGTGATATAGTCAGCATACTTCAGATTAATTTCGTGTAATTGATTGATGTATTTTTCTTTTGTAAGTTCTTCTGTGTTATTGTATAGAAGGTAGAACATGAGGCTAAAAATGATAAACACAGGTAGGAATATACTTACTCCAACTCGGAATAGAATAGAGTTTTTAAATTTGATTTTGTAAGGCATGATGCGGATTTTGGTTTACAGCTCACAAGTTACAAATATTTTTGAATGTAAAAAAAGCACAATTCTTAATTTATAGAATTGTGCTTTTTTTTATGAGATTCGTAAAGTTGATTATCTAAAATAATCTCTCATTCTATTAAAGAATCCCTTTTCTTTATTGTCAGGATTTGGGATGAAATTTTTGCTTTGGTTCAATTTATGAAGCTCTGCTCTTTCAACTTCGAGTAGTTCTTTTGGAACCCAAACATTTATAGTTACCAATAAATCACCTTTGCCATAACTATTTACATCTGGTAAGCCTTTTCCTTTAAGTCTTAAAACTTTTCCAGGTTGAGTTCCTGGCGCGATCTTTACTCTCGCTTTGCCTTCTAAAGTTGGGATTTCTATGGAAGTTCCTAAAGCAGCATCAGGAAAGCTGATAAAATGATCGTGTAAAAGATTCATCCCGTCTCTTTCCAAGTCTTCATGACCAATTTCTTCGATAAGAATAATTAAGTCACCAGGAACGCCACCACGTGCTGCTGCATTTCCTTTACCTGACATACTTAACTGCATTCCATCAGAAACACCTGCCGGAATATTTAAGGTGATTACTTCTTCGCCTTTTATAATTCCATTGCCATGACAAGTTTTGCACTTGTGAGTGATAATTTCTCCCTCGCCACCACATTGTGGGCAAGTTGTTGCTGTTTGCATTTGTCCAAGGAAAGAGTTCACTACTTTGGTGACTTGTCCTGTTCCATGGCAAGTATTACAAGTGGAGCGGCCATTTCCTTCGGCCCCACTGCCATGACAAGTGTCACAAGAAATATACTTATTAACTCGTACTTTCTTTTCTGCACCTTTTAAAATCTCCTCTAAGGTTAGTTTTACCTTAATTCTAAGGTTGGAACCTCTATTGACTCTTCTGCGTCCTCCTCCAGAGCCACCAAAGCCACCGAAGCCACCAAAACCGCCACCGCCAAAGATATCGCCAAAATGAGAGAAGATGTCATCCATACTCATTCCTCCACCACCGAAACCTCCTCCAGCTGCACCACCCACGCCAGCATGACCATATTGGTCGTATCTAGCTTTTTTATCGCCATTGCTTAAAACATCATAAGCCTCTGCTGCTTCCTTAAACTGTTCTTCAGCTTTTGGATTATCAGGATTTTTGTCTGGATGGTATTTAATAGCAACCTTTCTGTAGGCTTTTTTAATTTCAGTCTCAGAGGCGTTTTTATCTACACCCAGTACTTCGTAATAATCTCTTTTACTCATATTGATGACCCTTTTATTGGAATTATTTTCCTACAACTACTTTTGCGTATCTAATTACTTTATCATTTAATGTGTATCCTTTTTCAACTACATCCACAACTTTGGATTTTAATTCCTCAGTAGGGGCTGGTATTTCAGTTATGGCTTCATGAAAATCAGTATCAAACTCTTTTTCTTTTGAATCCATGCATTGTAAACCTCTTTTTTCTAATGTTTTATAAAGCTTGTTGTAGACTAGCTCAACACCCGATTTAATAGCTTCTGCATCAGATGATTCTGCCATAGATTGTTGGGCTCTTTCAAAATCATCAAGAACTGGAATTAAGTCTAATATCAAATCAGCATTTGCAGTTTTAAAAAGTTCGATTCTCTCCTTGGTCGTTCTTTTTCTGAAATTATCGAACTCGGAAAATAGACGAAGATGTTTATCTTTTAATTCTGCAATTTGTGCTTCAAGATTTTTAATTTCCTCTTCACAAGATACTGGTTCTTCAGTATTTTGATCAACTGATTCTTCAGTGGATTCAGTATTTGTATCTTCTATTTTTTGCTCGTTTAAGTCTTCGCTTTTCACTTGCTTTTCTTTACTTTCTTGTTTTTTGGTATTTCTTTTATTTGCCATAATCGCATTAAAATTGTCAGTATTGCAGTACAATATCTAATTCTATTAGCTAGGTGTTTAAGCTATTCGAATGTAATTGCCTGGAAACTATACGTTTGTTACAAAATATTTTTCTTGTTCAAAATCTGATCATCTATGTCAATATTTGCGCCAAATAATTATTTATGGTCATTTTGTCAGTATTGAATATTTGGTGGTAAGGGTAGTTATGTGTGATTATTTTTCTTTTGTGTAAATTGGAACTTTGATCATATTCAAAGATATAATTTGGCATAGACCTAAAGAAAAGGAAAAATCCATCAAAAATGTTTGATACTGGCAAGTAATTATTGAATATTGCATGAGAAATTTTAAATATTGTTTTACATTTGTAGGTCTTAAAATAAACAAACATGAAAAAAATCCTTCCATTATTATTGTTCTTATCTATTTTTACTTTTCTTTCGTGCCATTTTTCAGGGCAAAGTGAAACTAACAAAAAAGAAGTTTTAGGCGATTTAGTAGAAATTAGTATTTCTGTAGATGGTATGACTTGCAGTGGTTGTGAGAATACAGTTAATACGCAGTTACTAAAGTTTGATGGGGTAGTTGAGTCTACCGCTTCACATATTGAGAAAAATGTAATAGTAAAAGTAGACACGTTGCTAACATCTGTGAATGAGATGAAAGCCGAGATTGGAAGAGTTGGATATACAATTATAGAATAATAAGTTTAGAGTAATGAGCGAAAAGAATAAGGCAGAAACCAGTTTTAGGGATTCAATATCCACCATCGATAATCAGGGTAAAAGAATTTTTGTTCATCCAAAGAAACCTAAGGGAAGGTATTTTAATAGAAGGCGTATTGTAGGATGGGCCTTGCTTCTTAATTTATTTTTGGTGCCATTTATTAAGGTGAATGGTCATCCATTATTTCTTTTTGATGTCATACAGAGAAAGTTTATTCTATTTGGAGTGCATTTTTGGCCACAAGATTCTTACCTTTTTGCAATAGGGATGATTTCTTTATTGGTTGGAATAGTTTTGTTTACTGCTGTTTATGGTAGATTGTGGTGTGGGTGGACTTGCCCACAAACTGTCTTTATGGAGATTTTATTTAGACCTGTTGAATATTTGATTGATGGGGATGCTAATGAGCAACGAAAACTTAAAGATGGTCCTTGGAGCTTTGAGAAAGTCTGGAAGAGGATAGTGAAGAATGGAATTTTTGTTTTCTTGTCAATTCTTATTGCTAATGCTTTATTGTCATGGGTAGTAGGAGTAGACGAGTTATTTAGAATAGCCTCTGAACCCATTTCTGAGCATATTGTTGGTTTTGGGGCAATGCTGATATTCTCTGGTGTATTGTTTTTTATTTATAGTTGGTTCAGAGAACAGGTTTGCTCTATATTGTGTCCC includes:
- a CDS encoding HAMP domain-containing protein, producing MNIWIRHSISPPNTFTNNELGFYYSFKGGSKIKQIAFESEEDIGYFDYRNSDIEWWKKPSSEHHSGWTSPYFDHDAGQTDMVTYYQPFFKNGIFQGIITVDVSIDLLKNILLLNEEHFEENIPTDIYLFSNDSTLVYADNSILIGRNVLKEFKSYIPEKEINERKIIIDAISGKIGKQKFYSQTLGEERFAFYTPISSTNWHAIAVIPYSFIKESIFEKMWKTIFILIIASIVIMILIYFIARSITKPIEELSLASHLIAEGKYNSNFRIKTKSELGLLANSFNKMSSKLKQREEDLILANEELKVLDDAKTKFLLLISHEIRTPLNGIIGFTDIINDSIDDPEIMEFGSLLKQSVNRLDEFSRKALDITQLQTKYNTLDKSNINVAKTINSILDAKEQDISLKGINVMSSMEEGIIHFGIPEYFTGMIEELIENAIDHSKFNSEVKIKLKKNENGFASFCIKNIGDIIPKEKLSLVLQPFGLAQKHIDQNIGLGLYYVKTYLEIHDAEFDIQSDETGTIFSFVLIS
- a CDS encoding NAD(P)/FAD-dependent oxidoreductase, with the translated sequence MKENTHVLVLGGGFAGVESAIQLRKLGHQVTLVSNRDYLFVYPISIWIPVKKKSFNHVKLSLKTLSKKHGFSLVIDDVEHIISSENRVKLSSSEICYEYLVVAIGMSKMKMKGLEHTHSICGQPKEAGIIKEELEKLVQQGRGSIAIGFGGNPKDPTATAVRGGPAFEMLFNFSHYLKKLKLREQFDLHFFAPMAEPGRKMGEKAYQKMDSFFDYYKIQVHKGKKIARFGQSEIHFEDDSVLKSDLIIFIPGGSGHQVLESSDLPLSEVGFIRTNQQCQVEGKANVFAVGDVATLIGPKWAAKQGHLAEVMGKVAAKNIDYTFRGKKERESYTKHLNIICVMDSGDGAAFVMRKENSELMLPLPIIGHWMKQFWGFYYRQSKLKNFPRLPGM
- the ubiE gene encoding bifunctional demethylmenaquinone methyltransferase/2-methoxy-6-polyprenyl-1,4-benzoquinol methylase UbiE; the encoded protein is MKQEGKKEQVRNMFNSIAGKYDFLNHFLSMGIDIYWRNQLVKKLKKNHPSQVLDIATGTGDLAITISKALPQASIIGADISENMLEVGKQKVLKKKLSDRIKMELGDSEKLKYNDGFFDAVTVAFGVRNYEDLNKGLKEMNRVTKTNGSVYILEFSKPTAFPIKQIYNFYFSSILPLLGKSVSKDDAAYSYLPESVQKFPDGTHFLKHLSNAGYQDVKQVKLTFGICSLYMGKKND
- a CDS encoding NAD(P)/FAD-dependent oxidoreductase; the protein is MRKELELVLLPQQAANNEEIKLVVAKKLHLKPSSIQYINHLRRSIDARSRIVKVRLKVEVFVNEKPAETQKKYLWKDVSSSKEVIVVGAGPAGLFAALGLIERGLKPIILERGKKIGDRKKDIAQLYKTHQVNTESNYCFGEGGAGTYSDGKLYTRSSKRGNVKKILEIFVDHGADPDILVDAHPHLGTNKLLGLVTSLRNTILEAGGEVHFETKVNDFMLHDQKIIGVVDANGKEYRGIATILASGHSARDIYYLLNDKGILIERKDFAAGVRIEHPQKIINSIQYHTSEIDPLLPTASYSLVTQVEKKGIFSFCMCPGGIIVPSATASDEVVVNGMSNAMRNSPYANSGIVVTINQDELTKYHKHGVFAGLEFQRDLERMAHVAGGRSQKAPAQRMVDYVAKKMSSDLPSTSYIPGISNAPMHELLPSEINEPLRKAFGDFGKKMKGYYTEEAIILGVESRTSSPIRIPRDKESMEHVQISNLYPCGEGAGYAGGIVSSAMDGENAAEKIAQKL
- a CDS encoding porin family protein; protein product: MKNKLHISLILVLGFIILSSSVWSQSRTIPNQPRFDKKKYHFGFYLGANQMLYNIKMKPGFTNFTYYQEQVPEINADSAYMRNVEPSTQLGFTIGIVSDLRLGKYFNLRFTPELLFSERNLSYTMLKYYRSVPQLVEIEKKVPSTHLNFPFYLKYKGVRLHNARPYVFIGVKFVMDLAAQAGKEEDVTEQEVVVKLYRSDIAFEAGVGFDFYFNWFKMGTELRMSYGMNNILKNEDNIYTDPIESIHSKIFQLIFTFE
- a CDS encoding 3-deoxy-D-manno-octulosonic acid transferase — encoded protein: MRVIYSFGVFFYGLLIRLASLWNAKAKLWLIGRKDVLSRIENDLKNNDSNIVWIHSASLGEFEQGRPLIESLKQKYPELKIFLTFFSPSGYEIRKDYPLADYIYYLPEDTVSNARQFVKLVTPQIAVFIKYEYWYNYMNELNNAEIPQIFISGIFRPKQPFFKFYGGWFLNHLKNVEHFFVQNEDSVQLLKKSGIDSVSKSGDTRFDRVAEITAKVEANAIVEEFKNDRKLFLGGSTWSPDEQIIKGLHVQQPGLKIIIAPHLIDENHIQQIEELFPNSIRYSKAKDASLKEIPVLIIDNMGMLSSLYQYANFAMIGGGFGVGIHNTLEAATFGMPIFIGPNYQKFQEAKDLLRLGVVNVVHDAAELNQAVSVLLDDVEKWNTIALQSKQYVESNIGATQMILEFIENQL
- a CDS encoding bifunctional heptose 7-phosphate kinase/heptose 1-phosphate adenyltransferase — protein: MTDKNIQEIFDNFKKQKVLIIGDVMIDSYIFGSVDRISPEAPVPVVAVKKRLDRLGGAANVALNIKAVGAEPILCSVIGQDPKAETFLQLLKKRELSEEGIIKSSSRITTTKFRVIGNSTQMLRVDEETDEEVSQQELSDILKRIEAILKNHKIDVIIFQDYDKGVICKELIEQVLVLAEDIPTVVDPKKRNFHHFKNTSLFKPNLKELREGINESFEAHESDKLKNAVEKMQEELNCDYFFTTLSEYGVMISKKEDNGNYIHHSIPAHIRNISDVSGAGDTVISLTALCLAQNLKAEDIAAISNLAGGLVCEQVGVVPINKEKLYKELKNSLK